The following proteins are encoded in a genomic region of Hymenobacter siberiensis:
- a CDS encoding M28 family metallopeptidase, giving the protein MRLSILSGWLVPAAAGLLLAGCQGKTSTSETATTTAETEAAPTDTASVAAPNDGITPALIAQHIKVLASDEYQGRRPFTAGEEKATAYLASEFKKLGLQPGTNGSYFQAVPLVEIAGKPDSIATVTGNGKTLSLKYRDDFMFLTEQEKPVVTIKNSPLVFAGYGVTAPEYQWDDYAGLDVKGKTVVVLINDPGNAGDDSTMFKGKAMTYYGRWGYKYEEAARHGATGLLIIHDTKPASYPWTVVQSSNGGAKLHPQTPDHGASKVALEGWMTLDAAKRLFTAAGQNYDEAYAAANKRGFKGKALGLNLSTTIRNKVTRKTSKNVVAVLPGTTRPQEYIIYSAHWDHLGMGKAIAGDSIYNGALDNASGCAGLLAIATAFKQAQEKPQRSIVFLAVTGEEQGLLGSDYYAQHPLFPVKNTVADINMDELLAFGPMRDVTVVGYGQSELDDYARAAAKEQNRYVIPFQHPETGSFYRSDHFSFAKVGIPALYASGQFESRLHGKAFAEKQRKDFEEKAYHQPADQYDPTWDLRGAAEDARLMFRVGQKLAGETTFPKWKDGSEFKATREKSGPGK; this is encoded by the coding sequence ATGCGTTTATCAATACTAAGCGGCTGGCTGGTGCCGGCCGCTGCGGGCCTGCTGTTGGCGGGCTGCCAGGGCAAAACCTCAACTTCGGAAACGGCCACGACCACGGCCGAGACCGAAGCTGCCCCCACCGACACGGCCAGCGTGGCGGCCCCGAACGACGGCATCACGCCGGCGCTCATCGCGCAGCACATCAAGGTGCTGGCTTCGGATGAGTACCAGGGCCGGCGGCCGTTCACGGCGGGCGAGGAGAAAGCCACGGCTTATCTGGCTTCGGAATTCAAGAAGCTGGGCTTGCAGCCGGGGACCAATGGCTCGTATTTCCAGGCGGTGCCGCTGGTGGAAATCGCGGGCAAGCCCGACTCGATTGCCACGGTGACGGGAAACGGCAAAACCCTGAGCCTGAAATACCGCGACGACTTTATGTTCCTCACCGAGCAGGAAAAGCCGGTTGTCACCATTAAGAATTCGCCGCTGGTGTTTGCCGGCTACGGCGTGACGGCCCCCGAATACCAGTGGGACGACTACGCCGGCCTCGATGTGAAGGGCAAGACGGTGGTGGTGCTCATCAACGACCCCGGCAATGCGGGCGACGACTCCACGATGTTCAAGGGCAAGGCCATGACGTACTACGGCCGCTGGGGCTACAAGTACGAAGAGGCCGCCCGCCACGGCGCTACCGGCCTGCTCATCATTCACGACACCAAGCCGGCCTCCTACCCCTGGACGGTGGTGCAAAGCAGCAACGGCGGTGCCAAGCTGCACCCCCAGACGCCCGACCACGGGGCCAGCAAAGTGGCCCTGGAAGGCTGGATGACGCTGGACGCGGCCAAGCGCCTCTTCACGGCCGCCGGCCAGAACTACGACGAAGCTTACGCCGCCGCCAATAAGCGCGGCTTTAAAGGCAAGGCCCTGGGGCTGAACCTCAGCACGACCATCCGCAACAAAGTCACCCGCAAAACTTCGAAAAACGTGGTAGCGGTGCTGCCTGGCACCACCCGCCCGCAAGAATACATCATTTACTCGGCGCACTGGGACCACCTGGGCATGGGCAAAGCCATTGCCGGCGACTCAATTTACAACGGCGCGCTCGACAACGCCAGCGGCTGCGCCGGCCTGCTGGCCATTGCCACAGCCTTTAAGCAGGCGCAGGAAAAGCCGCAGCGCAGCATCGTATTCCTGGCCGTAACCGGCGAGGAGCAGGGCCTGCTGGGTTCTGACTACTACGCCCAGCACCCGCTATTTCCGGTGAAAAACACGGTGGCCGACATCAACATGGACGAGCTGCTGGCCTTCGGGCCGATGCGCGATGTGACCGTGGTAGGCTACGGGCAGTCGGAGCTGGACGACTACGCCCGCGCCGCCGCCAAGGAGCAGAACCGCTACGTCATCCCCTTTCAGCACCCCGAAACCGGCAGCTTCTACCGCTCCGACCATTTCAGCTTTGCCAAGGTGGGCATTCCGGCCCTCTATGCCAGCGGGCAGTTTGAGAGCCGCCTGCACGGCAAAGCCTTCGCCGAAAAGCAGCGCAAGGACTTCGAGGAGAAAGCCTACCACCAGCCCGCCGACCAGTACGACCCCACCTGGGACCTGCGCGGCGCGGCCGAGGATGCCCGCCTGATGTTCCGCGTGGGCCAGAAACTGGCCGGCGAAACGACGTTTCCGAAGTGGAAGGACGGCTCGGAATTCAAGGCCACGCGGGAGAAGAGTGGGCCGGGAAAATAG
- a CDS encoding TetR family transcriptional regulator has translation MRDFTLSTPSLEAAISVFYRYGLRDASDAALAKALNTTEPDLAAQFPSRELLVHQAVLADMECQKREHVALYVQYSSAVERLYGLLQLGLRDLAAVPDQYYGDLQTGFPLTWDAVMEHLNSYSPPQL, from the coding sequence ATGCGTGATTTTACCTTGTCCACACCTTCATTGGAAGCCGCCATTTCGGTTTTCTACCGCTACGGCCTGCGCGATGCGTCCGACGCGGCCCTGGCCAAGGCCCTGAACACCACCGAGCCCGACCTGGCGGCCCAGTTTCCCAGCCGCGAGCTACTGGTACACCAAGCCGTGCTGGCCGATATGGAGTGCCAGAAGCGCGAGCACGTTGCCCTGTATGTACAGTACTCGTCGGCCGTGGAGCGCCTTTATGGTTTGTTGCAGTTGGGACTGCGCGACTTGGCAGCCGTTCCGGACCAGTACTACGGCGACCTGCAAACCGGCTTTCCCCTCACCTGGGATGCCGTGATGGAGCACCTGAATTCCTACTCGCCCCCCCAGCTTTAA
- a CDS encoding carotenoid biosynthesis protein, giving the protein MVDYTEPLPAATNRRLRVAQGLVLLFHFTGFVGLAFSNNPDFYLRFTPLTLGLTALLLLWFQPGRNASFWGFCLTVALLGFGAEFVGVNTGRFFGHYTYGDTLGFKLFDSQPFKGVPPMIALNWVVTTYLCGMLVRYLPLGELPRILLAAALMVGLDACMEPVAGRFDFWHWSANVIPFQNFRDWFIFACILQMLFNRTTFPKRNPLVPLVYITQLLFFFLLGAL; this is encoded by the coding sequence ATGGTTGATTACACCGAGCCGCTCCCGGCCGCGACTAACCGCCGGCTGCGTGTGGCCCAGGGCCTGGTGTTGCTGTTTCATTTCACTGGTTTCGTAGGACTGGCTTTTTCCAACAACCCCGATTTCTACCTGCGCTTTACGCCGCTCACGCTCGGGCTCACGGCGCTGCTGCTGCTCTGGTTTCAGCCGGGACGCAACGCCAGCTTCTGGGGCTTTTGCCTCACGGTGGCGCTGCTGGGCTTTGGGGCCGAGTTTGTGGGCGTGAACACGGGCCGGTTTTTTGGGCACTACACGTATGGCGACACCCTGGGCTTCAAGCTCTTTGATTCCCAACCCTTTAAAGGCGTGCCGCCGATGATTGCCCTCAACTGGGTGGTGACCACGTACTTGTGCGGTATGCTGGTGCGCTACCTGCCGCTGGGCGAGCTGCCGCGCATTCTGCTGGCGGCGGCCCTCATGGTGGGCCTCGATGCCTGCATGGAGCCGGTGGCCGGGCGTTTCGATTTCTGGCATTGGTCGGCCAACGTCATTCCGTTTCAGAATTTCCGCGACTGGTTCATCTTTGCCTGTATCTTGCAGATGCTGTTTAACCGCACCACATTCCCCAAACGCAACCCGCTGGTGCCGCTGGTGTACATTACGCAGCTGCTATTTTTCTTCCTGCTCGGAGCTCTCTAG
- the crtD gene encoding 1-hydroxycarotenoid 3,4-desaturase CrtD, with product MAIIGAGIAGIATAARLAAAGHPVTVFEAGPTFGGKMQQFALPGGYRFDAGPSLFTLPQLVDDIFRLAGRRPEDYFRYERLDPITQYFFADGTRLTAWADAGEFATEVEAKLGTPAAEVTQFLSRAGKAYDATAGTFLHKSLHKAGTYFSPETLKAVAALPQLGLLGTMHQRHETAFGQDARLVQLFDRYATYNGSDPYQAPATLSMIPHLEHGIGAFYPEGGIYAIAESLQRLATEFGVKFRYNEAVEEIIIADKQVTGLRTALDVYDFGRVVSNMDVVPTYRRLLPHQPAPERTLAQPRSSSALIFYWGIARAFPELDVHNIFFSADYQAEFKAIFEEKTVADDVTVYVNITSKKTPADAPPSHENWFVMVNVPHDQGQDWDALTQKTRATVLRKLSQALGTDIEPLIAAEKTWTPPGIAADTSSFGGALYGSSSNNPLAAFLRHPNFSGRLDGLYFCGGSVHPGGGIPLCLLSAKIVSSLINEG from the coding sequence GTGGCCATCATCGGCGCGGGCATTGCCGGCATTGCCACGGCGGCGCGGCTGGCGGCGGCCGGCCACCCGGTCACGGTATTTGAGGCCGGGCCCACATTCGGGGGTAAGATGCAGCAGTTTGCGCTGCCCGGCGGGTACCGGTTCGATGCCGGGCCGTCGCTCTTCACCTTGCCGCAGCTGGTGGATGACATTTTCCGGCTGGCTGGTCGCCGGCCCGAAGACTACTTCCGCTACGAGCGCCTCGACCCCATCACCCAGTACTTTTTTGCCGATGGCACCCGCCTCACCGCCTGGGCCGATGCCGGGGAGTTTGCGACCGAAGTGGAGGCCAAGCTTGGCACACCGGCAGCCGAGGTAACGCAGTTTCTGAGCCGCGCTGGGAAGGCGTATGACGCCACGGCGGGCACGTTTCTGCACAAGTCGCTGCACAAGGCCGGCACCTATTTCAGCCCCGAAACCCTGAAAGCCGTGGCCGCCCTGCCGCAGCTCGGCCTGCTGGGCACCATGCACCAGCGCCACGAAACGGCCTTTGGCCAAGATGCACGGCTGGTGCAGCTTTTCGACCGCTACGCCACCTACAACGGCTCCGACCCCTACCAGGCGCCCGCCACGCTGAGCATGATTCCGCACCTGGAGCACGGAATCGGCGCTTTTTATCCCGAGGGCGGCATCTACGCCATTGCCGAAAGCCTGCAACGACTGGCCACGGAGTTCGGCGTAAAATTCCGCTACAACGAAGCCGTGGAGGAAATCATCATCGCCGACAAGCAGGTGACGGGCCTGCGCACGGCGCTGGACGTGTACGACTTCGGCCGGGTGGTGAGCAACATGGACGTGGTGCCCACCTACCGCCGCCTGCTGCCGCACCAGCCCGCGCCGGAGCGCACGCTGGCGCAGCCCCGCTCCTCCTCGGCCCTGATTTTTTACTGGGGCATTGCCCGCGCGTTTCCGGAGCTGGATGTGCACAACATCTTCTTCTCGGCCGATTACCAGGCCGAGTTCAAGGCCATTTTCGAGGAGAAAACCGTGGCCGACGACGTGACGGTGTACGTCAACATCACCTCCAAAAAAACGCCCGCTGATGCCCCACCCAGCCACGAAAACTGGTTTGTGATGGTGAACGTGCCCCACGACCAGGGCCAGGACTGGGACGCCCTCACCCAAAAAACCCGCGCCACCGTGCTCCGCAAGCTGAGCCAGGCCCTTGGCACGGATATCGAGCCGCTAATTGCGGCCGAAAAAACCTGGACACCGCCCGGCATCGCGGCCGATACCTCGTCGTTTGGCGGTGCGCTCTACGGCAGCTCCAGCAATAATCCGCTGGCGGCGTTTTTGCGGCACCCGAATTTTTCGGGGCGGCTCGACGGGCTGTACTTTTGTGGTGGTTCGGTGCATCCGGGCGGCGGCATTCCGCTGTGCCTGCTGTCGGCCAAAATCGTTTCGTCGTTAATTAATGAGGGATAG
- a CDS encoding class I SAM-dependent rRNA methyltransferase: MLNPATIVLKNGKDHSLRRRHPWVFSGAIARVQGETLEGDPVRVEAIDGELLGVGHFSGGGSIAVRMLDFGQDAQLPTPAFWEAKLGNAYALRQRLALTGTADTNVFRLIHAEGDGLPGLIIDVYGDVAVVQAHSVGMYRARPEIAAALQVVFGHKLRAIYDKSAETVPGNAVPDAQNGYLFGESTGTEHLVMENGHQFAVDWETGQKTGFFIDQRDNRALLARYSPGRKVLNTFCYTGGFSVYALEAGAELVHSVDSSKKAIALTERNAELSNHADRHAAYADDVLGFLKNHSAEYDLLVLDPPAYAKHMGARHAALMGYKRLNAAGIAHLAPGGLLFTFSCSQVVSPELFEGAVLAAAIEAGRPARILHRLTQPADHPVSLFHPEGAYLKGLVLAVE, from the coding sequence ATGCTAAATCCCGCCACCATCGTCCTCAAAAACGGAAAAGACCACAGCCTACGCCGCCGCCACCCCTGGGTGTTCTCGGGGGCCATTGCCCGCGTGCAGGGCGAAACCCTGGAGGGCGACCCCGTGCGCGTGGAAGCCATTGATGGCGAGCTGCTGGGGGTGGGCCATTTCTCGGGCGGCGGCTCCATTGCCGTGCGCATGCTGGACTTTGGCCAGGACGCCCAATTGCCCACGCCCGCATTCTGGGAGGCCAAGCTAGGCAATGCCTACGCCCTGCGCCAGCGCCTGGCCCTGACGGGCACGGCCGATACCAACGTATTTCGCCTCATCCACGCCGAGGGCGACGGCCTGCCGGGCCTCATCATTGATGTGTATGGCGACGTGGCCGTGGTGCAGGCCCACAGCGTGGGCATGTATCGTGCCCGCCCCGAAATTGCGGCGGCCCTGCAAGTGGTATTCGGCCACAAGCTGCGCGCCATTTACGACAAGAGCGCCGAAACCGTGCCCGGCAACGCCGTGCCCGATGCCCAAAACGGCTACCTCTTTGGTGAGAGCACCGGCACCGAGCATTTGGTGATGGAAAACGGCCACCAGTTTGCCGTGGATTGGGAAACGGGCCAGAAAACCGGCTTCTTCATCGACCAGCGCGACAACCGCGCCCTACTGGCCCGCTACTCGCCCGGTCGCAAGGTGCTCAACACGTTCTGCTACACCGGCGGCTTCTCTGTTTATGCGCTGGAAGCCGGGGCCGAGCTGGTGCACTCCGTCGATTCGAGCAAAAAAGCCATTGCCCTCACCGAGCGCAACGCGGAGCTTTCGAACCACGCCGACCGCCACGCCGCCTATGCCGATGACGTGCTGGGCTTCCTCAAAAACCACTCGGCCGAGTACGACCTGCTGGTGCTCGACCCACCCGCCTACGCCAAACATATGGGCGCGCGCCACGCCGCCCTCATGGGCTATAAGCGCCTGAACGCGGCTGGCATTGCGCACCTCGCGCCGGGCGGGCTGCTGTTCACGTTCAGTTGCTCACAAGTGGTGAGCCCCGAACTGTTTGAGGGCGCGGTGCTGGCGGCGGCAATTGAGGCCGGGCGGCCGGCGCGTATTCTGCACCGCCTCACCCAACCGGCCGACCATCCGGTGAGCTTGTTTCACCCCGAGGGGGCTTATTTGAAGGGGCTGGTGCTGGCGGTAGAATAG
- a CDS encoding SRPBCC family protein has protein sequence MHVTLRTAVSQSPAVVMAGFTRELFVALAPPFPRLRLLRFDGCHTGDRVEIELDTLVKRLSWTSLIVDDGVQPDGTHFFVDEGQILPPPLRFWRHRHLIQPGPKGGSVIVDALEYRTASRLLDALIYPAMWAQFAWRRPIYRRWFR, from the coding sequence ATGCACGTTACGCTCCGCACCGCCGTTTCGCAGTCCCCGGCCGTGGTGATGGCCGGTTTCACCCGCGAATTATTTGTGGCCCTGGCCCCGCCCTTTCCCCGGCTGCGGCTGCTCCGCTTCGACGGCTGCCACACCGGCGACCGGGTTGAAATCGAGCTTGATACGCTAGTGAAGCGACTATCCTGGACCTCGCTGATTGTGGACGATGGTGTGCAGCCCGACGGCACCCATTTTTTTGTAGATGAGGGCCAGATACTACCGCCACCGCTGCGATTCTGGCGGCACCGGCATCTTATTCAGCCTGGTCCCAAGGGCGGCAGCGTGATTGTGGATGCCCTGGAGTACCGCACGGCCTCGCGCCTGCTCGATGCGCTGATTTATCCGGCCATGTGGGCGCAGTTTGCCTGGCGGCGGCCTATTTACCGGCGCTGGTTCCGGTAG